One region of Candidatus Cloacimonadota bacterium genomic DNA includes:
- the add gene encoding adenosine deaminase gives MKINITREFIQKLPKTDLHVHLDGSVRVATIIELARQFNITLPTLDAEELSSLIVCGDHTESLEDYLRGFGIVNLVLQNKEGLRRAAYELAQDAAKENVRYMEVRYSPILHTDKGLELTEISQAVIDGLQDGERDFGIKTGVIICGMRHMDPATSVKLAELAVAFKNKGVVGFDLAGGEYNNPAQVHKEAFALALKNNLNLTIHAGEADGPDSIHQALHICGAHRIGHGTRLREDGDLLNYVNDHRIPLEICIKSNYHTKTVTDIRSHPIDFYIDYGLRVTINTDNRTISDTTVTDEYMLALNELKLDYPTLKNVILNGFKSAFLPYKQRVQLIQTALREMEEIEQNELKSKVKP, from the coding sequence ATGAAGATAAATATCACCAGGGAGTTCATCCAAAAACTCCCCAAAACAGACCTGCACGTCCATCTGGACGGCAGTGTGCGCGTTGCGACCATCATCGAGCTGGCGCGCCAATTCAATATCACGCTGCCCACCCTGGACGCGGAGGAATTGAGCAGCCTCATCGTTTGCGGAGACCACACCGAAAGCCTGGAAGATTATCTGCGTGGTTTCGGCATCGTGAACCTGGTTTTGCAAAATAAAGAGGGCTTGCGCCGTGCCGCCTACGAGCTTGCCCAGGACGCCGCCAAAGAAAATGTGCGCTATATGGAAGTGCGCTATTCCCCCATCCTGCATACAGATAAAGGGCTCGAACTGACCGAGATTTCCCAGGCGGTAATCGACGGTTTACAGGATGGAGAACGGGATTTTGGCATCAAAACCGGGGTGATAATCTGCGGTATGCGCCACATGGACCCCGCCACTTCCGTCAAACTGGCAGAACTGGCTGTCGCCTTCAAAAATAAGGGCGTGGTCGGTTTTGACCTGGCTGGAGGCGAATACAATAACCCCGCCCAAGTCCACAAGGAAGCCTTCGCTTTAGCGCTGAAAAACAACCTCAACCTCACCATCCACGCCGGCGAAGCGGACGGCCCGGACAGCATCCATCAAGCTTTGCACATCTGCGGAGCCCACCGCATCGGGCACGGAACCAGACTGCGTGAAGATGGCGACCTGCTGAACTATGTGAACGACCACCGCATCCCGCTGGAAATCTGCATCAAGAGCAATTATCACACCAAAACGGTGACCGATATCCGCAGCCATCCCATTGATTTTTATATCGATTACGGATTGCGCGTGACCATCAATACAGACAACCGCACCATCAGCGACACCACCGTCACAGACGAATATATGCTCGCCCTGAACGAGCTCAAACTGGATTATCCCACGCTCAAAAACGTGATACTCAACGGCTTCAAAAGCGCTTTCCTCCCCTACAAACAGCGGGTTCAGCTCATCCAAACCGCCCTGCGCGAGATGGAGGAAATTGAACAAAACGAGCTGAAATCGAAGGTAAAACCGTGA
- a CDS encoding T9SS type A sorting domain-containing protein, with amino-acid sequence MKRIVLSLILLMSLAFGFADVLNESFEGSTFPPFGWRTQPIEWSLTNYVSYDGDLSVYAGYEVGTWWLITPKLKPIDGANTLSFYYCDYWDYWDEDGEFTYVLVSTSLDFSNAETVWAGDSDDFTEDWQQAVIPLSDYNDMEIYIAFKHVSIFGNIRYIDLVSGVNIVINPELTLSDASWNFGVTKAGDSNCKPHVFKAINTGNVPITIAAPPQISDPGNFPLIVDNNQYPLLLDMGDEASWTVTFDPTDPCVEFTAEMNFQDDAKTPITLLHKTKDSSESLQKCNNGVPVIGLNKEQDSENQAKKVNSIALRGFSAGESYEDSFDTYDDFVLDFPPWTQYDGDESETYAITNTYFPNEGYTGSFIIFNSSQTSPPITLDAWKAYSGEKMAGCLAAVYGPNYDWLIRGFQHCGYARFSFFAKSITANYGLERMRILYSYQGDDPEEDYWEYLLGDEILCVEVPADWTIYEYALDTVFQPTTVYIAIQCLSDNAFILFVDDFVFGYCDDVCPVTLSSFSATVTAQNYVQLNWVSQSESQMLGYRVYRNTSNNQAGAILTDNPMIPATNSSEVHSYSLVDMDVTIGSTYYYWLEAVDFNSSEFYGPVGVTLDGTVPPVLPEITTMGNAYPNPFKSNTNIQIDVKANETGTLSIYNIQGQLVRSYEVREGAHNLIWDSRDNAGNICSSGIYFYRLSTPSFKQTRKFMKIK; translated from the coding sequence ATGAAACGTATTGTTTTGTCACTAATTCTACTGATGTCGTTAGCCTTCGGGTTTGCGGATGTGCTGAATGAAAGTTTCGAAGGTTCAACTTTTCCGCCGTTCGGCTGGAGAACACAGCCCATTGAATGGAGTCTTACAAATTATGTTAGCTATGATGGTGACCTCTCGGTATATGCCGGGTACGAAGTTGGAACATGGTGGCTTATAACCCCAAAACTCAAACCGATTGATGGTGCAAACACACTGTCTTTCTATTATTGCGATTATTGGGACTATTGGGACGAAGATGGCGAATTTACCTATGTCCTTGTATCGACAAGCCTGGATTTTTCAAATGCCGAAACGGTATGGGCAGGAGATTCTGATGATTTCACCGAAGACTGGCAGCAAGCAGTGATCCCCCTGTCAGATTACAACGACATGGAAATTTACATCGCTTTCAAACATGTGTCCATCTTTGGAAATATCAGATACATTGATCTGGTTAGCGGTGTCAATATTGTCATCAATCCCGAACTGACCCTCAGCGATGCCAGTTGGAATTTTGGCGTGACCAAGGCAGGGGATTCCAACTGCAAGCCCCACGTCTTCAAAGCCATAAATACCGGCAATGTGCCCATTACGATTGCAGCGCCGCCCCAGATCTCGGATCCCGGAAATTTCCCGCTGATTGTCGACAATAACCAGTATCCGCTCTTGCTCGATATGGGCGATGAAGCTTCATGGACAGTGACATTTGATCCCACCGATCCCTGTGTAGAATTTACTGCCGAAATGAATTTCCAGGATGATGCGAAAACCCCGATCACCTTGCTTCACAAAACCAAGGACAGCTCGGAATCGCTTCAAAAATGTAACAATGGCGTTCCGGTTATCGGGTTGAATAAAGAGCAGGATTCGGAAAATCAGGCAAAAAAAGTCAATAGCATAGCTCTCCGCGGATTCAGCGCAGGAGAATCATACGAAGATTCCTTTGATACCTATGACGATTTCGTTTTGGATTTTCCGCCTTGGACCCAATATGACGGTGATGAATCTGAAACCTACGCAATAACAAACACTTATTTTCCAAATGAAGGCTATACCGGATCTTTCATCATATTCAATTCATCGCAAACAAGTCCTCCCATCACATTGGATGCTTGGAAAGCATATTCAGGTGAAAAAATGGCAGGATGTCTTGCTGCCGTTTACGGTCCAAATTACGACTGGTTGATCAGGGGATTCCAACATTGCGGATACGCCAGATTCAGCTTCTTTGCCAAGTCCATCACAGCTAATTATGGATTGGAAAGGATGAGGATACTTTATAGCTATCAAGGTGATGATCCTGAAGAAGACTATTGGGAATATCTCTTGGGAGACGAAATCCTTTGCGTAGAAGTTCCAGCAGATTGGACCATTTATGAATATGCCTTGGATACTGTTTTTCAGCCCACAACAGTATATATTGCGATCCAATGTCTTTCTGACAACGCCTTCATCTTGTTCGTCGATGACTTTGTGTTTGGCTATTGCGACGATGTTTGCCCTGTCACGCTCAGCAGCTTCAGTGCCACTGTCACCGCGCAAAACTATGTGCAGTTGAACTGGGTGAGCCAATCCGAAAGCCAGATGCTGGGCTACCGGGTCTATCGCAACACCAGCAACAATCAAGCCGGAGCCATTTTGACAGATAATCCCATGATTCCTGCCACAAACTCCAGCGAAGTTCATAGCTACAGCTTGGTTGATATGGATGTGACCATCGGCAGCACATATTACTACTGGTTGGAAGCCGTGGACTTCAACAGCAGCGAGTTCTACGGTCCTGTCGGCGTGACCTTGGACGGAACCGTGCCCCCTGTGCTTCCGGAAATCACAACCATGGGCAACGCCTATCCCAACCCCTTCAAATCGAACACAAACATCCAAATCGATGTGAAAGCCAACGAAACCGGAACGCTTTCAATCTACAACATCCAGGGACAGTTGGTGCGCAGCTACGAAGTGAGGGAAGGAGCCCACAACCTGATTTGGGACAGCCGCGACAATGCCGGAAACATCTGCAGCAGCGGCATCTACTTCTATCGTCTGTCCACACCTTCGTTCAAGCAAACCCGTAAGTTCATGAAAATCAAATAA
- a CDS encoding AEC family transporter has protein sequence MTTQNIILVLSFALGIALKSLKLLSKDDAPVLLRFVLSVCLPPVMILAIYRATLSLDMLLVPLSAMLVVVILYFISSFVGGKMNMERGTFGSFLICTMIMNTAFALPYFKAVGSDELALASLFDIGNSILIFTFSYYNAIKFGANPASGIQWKKFLSLPPLWAIVIAFGIKRLNLTIPDTLIEFLEVLGQPVGLVMMVALGLAFSPKMQHLGKASVAVFIRMGLGFAVGLGLSYLFGLHGIARVVVITGSALPVGFNTLILADREGLDSGFAATMVSISTLIALFTTPLLIKLF, from the coding sequence ATCATTCTCGTCCTCAGTTTTGCCCTGGGAATAGCCTTGAAAAGCCTGAAGTTGCTTTCCAAAGATGATGCCCCGGTGCTTTTACGTTTTGTGTTGAGCGTTTGTTTGCCGCCGGTGATGATTTTGGCGATTTACCGTGCCACCTTGAGTTTGGACATGCTTCTGGTGCCCCTGAGCGCCATGCTGGTGGTGGTGATTCTGTATTTCATCAGCAGTTTTGTCGGCGGAAAAATGAACATGGAACGCGGCACTTTTGGCAGTTTCCTCATCTGCACCATGATTATGAACACCGCTTTCGCGTTGCCCTATTTCAAGGCTGTCGGCAGCGATGAACTGGCACTCGCCTCGCTTTTTGACATCGGTAATTCCATACTCATCTTCACTTTCAGCTATTATAATGCCATCAAATTCGGTGCCAATCCCGCCAGCGGCATCCAGTGGAAGAAATTTTTGTCCCTGCCGCCGCTCTGGGCGATTGTTATCGCCTTTGGCATCAAGAGGTTGAATCTGACAATACCCGATACCCTGATTGAATTTTTGGAGGTTTTGGGACAACCGGTGGGTCTGGTGATGATGGTGGCGCTGGGCTTGGCTTTTTCACCCAAAATGCAGCATCTGGGCAAGGCTTCCGTCGCCGTGTTCATCCGCATGGGACTGGGTTTCGCGGTGGGTTTGGGACTGTCCTATCTTTTTGGACTGCATGGAATTGCGCGGGTGGTGGTCATCACCGGTTCGGCTCTGCCCGTGGGATTCAACACCCTCATTTTGGCAGACCGCGAAGGCTTGGATTCCGGCTTTGCCGCCACCATGGTTTCCATTTCCACCCTGATTGCGCTTTTCACCACGCCGCTTTTAATCAAGCTTTTCTGA